Proteins from a genomic interval of Microbacterium esteraromaticum:
- the rplL gene encoding 50S ribosomal protein L7/L12, whose protein sequence is MAKLTTEELLEQFADLTLIELSEFVKAFEEKFDVTAAAPVAVAGAAGGAGDAAAEEEKDSFDVILEAAGDKKIQVIKAVRELTSLGLGEAKAVVDGAPKAVLEGANKETAEKAKEALEGAGATVTLK, encoded by the coding sequence ATGGCGAAGCTCACCACTGAGGAGCTGCTGGAGCAGTTTGCGGACCTGACCCTCATCGAGCTCAGCGAGTTCGTGAAGGCGTTCGAGGAGAAGTTCGACGTCACCGCGGCCGCTCCGGTCGCCGTTGCCGGCGCAGCCGGTGGCGCTGGCGATGCCGCTGCCGAGGAGGAGAAGGACTCGTTCGACGTCATCCTCGAGGCTGCTGGCGACAAGAAGATCCAGGTCATCAAGGCCGTCCGCGAGCTCACCTCGCTGGGTCTCGGCGAGGCCAAGGCTGTCGTCGACGGCGCTCCGAAGGCCGTCCTCGAGGGCGCCAACAAGGAGACCGCTGAGAAGGCCAAGGAGGCCCTGGAGGGCGCCGGCGCCACGGTTACCCTCAAGTAA
- the rplJ gene encoding 50S ribosomal protein L10, protein MAQKDATVAELTKSFESSNAVLLTEYRGLTVAQLKELRNAIRQDAEYAVVKNTLTKIAANNAGITTLDEGLKGPSAVAFVHGDFVTTAKALRDFAKANPLLVIKGGVFEGNALDADEVNKYASLESREVLLAKAAGMMKATMGKAAATVDALREKLETAEAA, encoded by the coding sequence ATGGCGCAGAAGGATGCAACGGTTGCCGAGCTCACGAAGTCTTTCGAGAGCTCGAACGCCGTCCTGCTGACCGAGTACCGCGGTCTGACGGTTGCCCAGCTCAAGGAGCTGCGCAACGCTATCCGTCAGGACGCGGAATACGCCGTGGTGAAGAACACGCTGACCAAGATCGCCGCGAACAACGCGGGGATCACGACGCTGGACGAGGGCCTCAAGGGCCCGTCGGCCGTCGCGTTCGTGCACGGTGACTTCGTCACCACCGCCAAGGCTCTGCGTGACTTCGCCAAGGCCAACCCGCTTCTCGTGATCAAGGGCGGCGTCTTCGAGGGCAACGCTCTCGACGCCGACGAGGTCAACAAGTACGCCTCGCTCGAGAGCCGTGAGGTTCTGCTGGCGAAGGCAGCGGGCATGATGAAGGCGACGATGGGCAAGGCTGCTGCCACCGTCGACGCGCTTCGCGAAAAGCTGGAGACCGCCGAGGCCGCGTAA
- a CDS encoding YqaJ viral recombinase family protein translates to MTPELEARIVADSRDRVAWLRARARGITATDVAGLSGDASIIRAADSKLGGGPRFGGNAYTDHGRRREPEIAAWVASTHGILPSSALFHAAVEKRHLATPDGVCVNGEGRVLLAEIKTTNKSWRTIPRNYLRQVWWQQHVLGAERTLFVWEEHDDFRPLHDEPRSVWIDRDEKEIGRLVDLATRLIDELYHRTTGQRPPTGAAPAESRRDSLRERDMFRALALSD, encoded by the coding sequence GTGACCCCCGAACTCGAAGCCCGGATCGTCGCGGACTCCCGCGACCGGGTCGCGTGGCTTCGCGCTCGCGCACGGGGGATCACCGCAACCGATGTCGCAGGGCTCTCGGGAGACGCCTCGATCATTCGCGCCGCGGACTCCAAGCTCGGCGGCGGGCCGCGTTTCGGCGGCAACGCGTACACAGATCACGGCCGCCGTCGCGAGCCCGAGATCGCCGCGTGGGTCGCCTCGACTCACGGCATCCTGCCCTCGTCGGCGCTGTTCCACGCCGCGGTCGAGAAGCGCCATCTCGCGACGCCGGACGGCGTCTGTGTCAACGGCGAGGGCCGGGTACTGCTCGCCGAGATCAAGACGACCAACAAGTCCTGGCGCACCATCCCCCGCAACTACCTGCGGCAGGTGTGGTGGCAGCAGCACGTGCTGGGCGCCGAGCGCACGTTATTCGTGTGGGAAGAGCACGACGACTTCCGACCGCTGCACGACGAGCCCCGTTCGGTGTGGATCGACCGCGACGAGAAAGAGATCGGCCGCCTCGTCGACCTCGCGACCCGTCTGATCGACGAGTTGTATCACCGCACGACTGGTCAACGTCCTCCCACCGGCGCCGCGCCCGCCGAGAGCCGCCGCGACTCACTCCGCGAGCGCGACATGTTCCGCGCGCTCGCCCTCAGCGACTGA
- a CDS encoding LysR family transcriptional regulator ArgP, with translation MKIDAQLAATIAAVIDEGSFEAAARRLHITQSAVSQRVRVVEQQIGRAALVRSRPVRATEAGEALVRLARQVELLEHDVMVAFGLGDAEPEAAVETAARVRIPLAVNADSMATWFLSPIARIARQHPIDVDLHRDDQDYTARMLESGEVMAAVTSEAEPVGGSAVTPLGVLEYRAMATTDYFERWFADGVSNDALRKAPFVDFDRRDALQQGWLRARGVDPWSVPRHYVPASHDFSHAVRLGLGWGLIPMPQATEDLIELGEPRIRVPLYWQQWNLRSPLLDAIAAEVADEASRVLVPLR, from the coding sequence GTGAAGATCGATGCGCAGCTTGCCGCGACCATCGCCGCGGTGATCGACGAGGGCAGCTTCGAAGCGGCCGCGCGCAGACTGCACATCACCCAGTCGGCGGTGAGCCAGCGGGTGCGCGTTGTCGAGCAGCAGATCGGGCGGGCGGCGCTCGTGCGTTCGCGCCCTGTGCGCGCGACCGAGGCGGGCGAAGCGCTCGTGCGCCTTGCACGTCAGGTCGAGCTACTGGAGCACGATGTGATGGTGGCCTTCGGTCTCGGAGACGCCGAACCCGAAGCCGCTGTCGAGACCGCGGCGCGCGTGCGGATCCCGCTCGCCGTGAATGCTGACTCCATGGCGACGTGGTTCCTGTCTCCGATCGCGCGGATCGCGCGACAGCATCCGATCGATGTCGATCTGCACCGCGACGATCAGGACTACACCGCGCGGATGCTCGAGTCGGGCGAGGTCATGGCAGCCGTCACCAGCGAGGCAGAGCCGGTGGGCGGTAGCGCGGTGACACCCTTGGGTGTGCTCGAGTACCGAGCCATGGCGACGACCGACTACTTCGAGCGCTGGTTCGCAGACGGTGTCTCGAACGACGCGCTGCGCAAGGCGCCCTTCGTCGATTTCGATCGGCGCGACGCGCTGCAGCAGGGGTGGCTGCGGGCGCGGGGAGTCGATCCGTGGTCGGTGCCCAGGCACTACGTGCCGGCGTCGCACGACTTCTCTCACGCCGTGCGGCTGGGGCTCGGATGGGGACTGATCCCGATGCCGCAGGCGACCGAAGACCTGATCGAGCTGGGGGAGCCGCGCATTCGCGTGCCCTTGTACTGGCAGCAGTGGAACCTGCGCTCACCGCTGCTCGATGCGATCGCTGCAGAGGTCGCCGACGAGGCGTCGCGCGTGCTGGTGCCGTTGCGCTGA
- a CDS encoding LysE/ArgO family amino acid transporter — translation MLTVLAGLGLGLSLIIAIGAQNVFVLRQGLRREYVLPVVLVCALSDAVLIIAGVAGLGLLIETAPWLVVVARWAGAAFLVGYGLVAARRAWRGGGELLASDDTASPGPSHPTSGSASTMLARTRLAPTLATVLALTWLNPHVYLDTVLMLGSVAATHGDGRWLFATGAVIASFVWFTALGFGARHLGRWLRTPRAWRMLDAGIAVVMIALGVNLVLPVLFG, via the coding sequence ATGCTCACCGTGCTCGCCGGCCTCGGCCTCGGCCTCTCCTTGATCATCGCCATCGGCGCGCAGAACGTCTTCGTGCTGCGGCAGGGCTTACGGCGTGAGTACGTTCTCCCGGTCGTGCTGGTGTGCGCTCTCTCTGATGCGGTGCTGATCATCGCCGGCGTCGCCGGCCTTGGACTGCTGATCGAGACCGCACCCTGGCTCGTGGTCGTCGCGCGCTGGGCGGGCGCAGCCTTCCTCGTCGGATACGGACTGGTCGCTGCCCGACGGGCCTGGCGGGGAGGGGGCGAGCTGCTCGCATCCGACGACACCGCATCCCCGGGGCCGAGCCACCCGACATCCGGGTCCGCGAGCACGATGCTGGCCCGCACCCGCCTGGCACCCACCCTGGCGACGGTGCTCGCGCTGACCTGGCTGAACCCGCACGTGTACCTCGACACGGTGCTCATGCTGGGCTCAGTCGCCGCGACACACGGCGACGGCCGCTGGTTGTTCGCGACGGGCGCCGTGATCGCCAGCTTCGTGTGGTTCACCGCGCTGGGATTCGGTGCGCGTCACCTGGGTAGATGGCTGCGTACACCGCGCGCGTGGCGGATGCTCGATGCCGGTATCGCCGTCGTGATGATCGCGCTCGGTGTGAACCTGGTGCTGCCCGTACTCTTCGGCTGA
- the rplA gene encoding 50S ribosomal protein L1, which translates to MAKSKAYQAALAKIEADRFYTPAEAVALAKETGSAKFDSTVEVALKLAVDPRKADQMVRGTVMLPHGTGKTARVIVFANGPAAEAAIAAGADEVGGAELIEKVAGGWTDFDAAVSTPELMGQVGRLGKVLGPRGLMPNPKTGTVTPNPAKAVEEIKGGKIEFRVDKHANVHFIVGKASFSTEQLNENIDAALEEIVRLKPSSAKGRYIQKGAVSTTFGPGIPLDVNAI; encoded by the coding sequence ATGGCTAAGTCCAAGGCATACCAGGCTGCCCTCGCCAAGATCGAGGCAGACCGTTTCTACACTCCCGCTGAGGCTGTCGCCCTGGCCAAGGAGACCGGTTCGGCGAAGTTCGACTCGACCGTCGAGGTCGCGCTGAAGCTCGCTGTTGACCCCCGCAAGGCAGACCAGATGGTGCGCGGCACCGTCATGCTGCCGCACGGCACCGGTAAGACCGCCCGCGTCATCGTTTTCGCCAACGGCCCGGCCGCTGAGGCTGCGATCGCCGCTGGTGCGGACGAGGTCGGTGGCGCCGAGCTGATCGAGAAGGTCGCCGGTGGCTGGACCGATTTCGACGCCGCGGTCTCGACCCCCGAGCTGATGGGTCAGGTCGGTCGTCTGGGTAAGGTGCTGGGTCCCCGTGGCCTCATGCCCAACCCCAAGACCGGCACCGTGACTCCGAACCCGGCCAAGGCCGTTGAGGAGATCAAGGGCGGAAAGATCGAGTTCCGCGTCGACAAGCACGCCAACGTGCACTTCATCGTCGGCAAGGCCTCGTTCAGCACTGAGCAGCTGAACGAGAACATCGACGCCGCTCTCGAAGAGATCGTGCGTCTGAAGCCGTCGAGCGCGAAGGGCCGCTACATCCAGAAGGGCGCCGTGTCGACCACGTTCGGCCCCGGCATCCCGCTGGACGTCAACGCCATCTGA
- the rplK gene encoding 50S ribosomal protein L11: MAPKKKVTGLIKLQINAGAANPAPPIGPALGQHGVNIMEFCKAYNAATESQRGNVIPVEITVYEDRSFTFILKTPPAAELIKKAAGVAKASPTPHTVKVGKLTKEQVRQIAETKQPDLNANDIDAASKIIAGTARSMGITVED; this comes from the coding sequence ATGGCACCGAAGAAGAAGGTGACCGGCCTGATCAAGCTTCAGATCAACGCCGGTGCAGCCAACCCGGCGCCGCCGATCGGCCCCGCGCTCGGTCAGCATGGCGTCAACATCATGGAGTTCTGCAAGGCGTACAACGCCGCGACCGAGTCGCAGCGCGGCAACGTCATCCCCGTGGAGATCACCGTCTACGAGGACCGCAGCTTCACGTTCATCCTGAAGACCCCGCCGGCAGCCGAGCTGATCAAGAAGGCCGCTGGTGTCGCGAAGGCATCGCCCACGCCGCACACGGTCAAGGTCGGAAAGCTCACCAAGGAGCAGGTCCGCCAGATCGCCGAGACCAAGCAGCCCGACCTGAACGCGAACGACATCGACGCTGCGTCGAAGATCATCGCCGGCACCGCCCGTTCCATGGGCATCACGGTCGAGGACTGA
- the nusG gene encoding transcription termination/antitermination protein NusG, which produces MSERYSDDADWATAAEQSSEEDESQEGNVLAEQEQSATAAEHVALHVEGDGEDAENFGGDTDDIEIEDPEADAIVNDALNLDEAAESEAAAEVLNDAVAEDTADAEAAAAEEVAPYDGPEIDGDSADEPAEEDPYEAFRMDLRMLPGKWYVIHSYAGFERKVKANIEQRKSTLEVEDDIYQIEVPMEDVVEIKNGQRKMVTRVRIPGYVLVRMELNEDTWSVVRHTPGVTGFVGNAHNPTPLRFEEAFNMLKSLVEVKDVPTAKSIAAKGGVAVARPVAAEVDFEIGETITIKEGSFAGLPGSISEIKPESGKLTVLVSLFERETPVELSFDQVTKMA; this is translated from the coding sequence GTGTCTGAACGATATTCCGACGATGCGGACTGGGCGACAGCCGCAGAGCAGTCGAGTGAAGAGGACGAGTCCCAGGAGGGCAACGTCCTCGCCGAGCAGGAGCAGTCGGCCACGGCCGCCGAGCACGTGGCTTTGCACGTCGAGGGCGACGGGGAAGACGCCGAGAACTTCGGCGGCGACACGGATGACATCGAGATCGAAGACCCGGAGGCAGACGCGATCGTGAACGACGCTCTCAACCTGGACGAAGCAGCTGAGTCAGAAGCAGCCGCAGAGGTCCTCAACGACGCCGTGGCGGAAGACACCGCCGACGCAGAGGCCGCAGCCGCTGAAGAAGTGGCACCCTACGACGGCCCCGAGATCGACGGCGACAGCGCCGATGAGCCTGCGGAGGAAGACCCCTACGAGGCCTTCCGCATGGATCTGCGGATGCTGCCCGGCAAGTGGTACGTCATCCACTCCTACGCCGGCTTCGAGCGCAAGGTGAAGGCCAACATCGAGCAGCGCAAGTCGACGCTCGAAGTAGAGGACGACATCTACCAGATCGAGGTCCCGATGGAGGACGTCGTCGAGATCAAGAACGGCCAGCGCAAGATGGTCACGCGCGTGCGCATCCCCGGCTACGTGCTGGTGCGCATGGAGCTCAACGAGGACACCTGGTCGGTCGTGCGTCACACGCCCGGCGTCACGGGCTTCGTGGGCAACGCCCACAACCCCACACCGCTCCGCTTCGAAGAGGCCTTCAACATGCTGAAGTCGCTCGTCGAGGTCAAGGATGTGCCGACCGCGAAGTCCATTGCTGCCAAGGGTGGCGTCGCCGTCGCCCGCCCGGTGGCCGCTGAGGTCGACTTCGAGATCGGCGAGACGATCACGATCAAGGAAGGGTCGTTCGCGGGCCTTCCCGGTTCGATCAGCGAGATCAAGCCCGAGAGCGGCAAGCTCACGGTTCTCGTCTCGCTCTTCGAGCGCGAGACTCCGGTCGAACTGTCGTTCGACCAGGTCACCAAGATGGCCTGA
- the secE gene encoding preprotein translocase subunit SecE, giving the protein MEQDDVRGDIVAAGPYALREKKLGFFGRIALFFRQVIGELSKVVTPTRKELVKYTAVVFVFVLIVMGMVYGLDWIFGSLTHVVFGVPLG; this is encoded by the coding sequence ATGGAACAGGACGACGTTCGCGGCGACATCGTCGCAGCAGGCCCGTACGCACTGCGCGAGAAGAAGCTGGGCTTCTTCGGGCGCATCGCTCTGTTCTTCCGCCAGGTGATCGGCGAACTGAGCAAGGTCGTCACCCCGACTCGCAAAGAGCTGGTCAAGTACACCGCCGTGGTCTTCGTGTTCGTGCTGATCGTGATGGGCATGGTGTACGGCCTCGACTGGATCTTCGGGAGCCTGACGCACGTCGTGTTCGGAGTCCCGCTCGGCTGA